Proteins encoded in a region of the bacterium genome:
- a CDS encoding DUF433 domain-containing protein has protein sequence MARIVVNPRILGGKPIIEGTRISVEFILDLLASGVSKEEILEDYPHLTKEDILTCLRYTARSYRNEVYLALEPAA, from the coding sequence ATGGCAAGAATTGTCGTAAACCCGAGAATACTCGGAGGGAAACCCATCATCGAGGGGACTCGTATCTCCGTTGAGTTCATCCTTGACTTACTTGCTTCTGGTGTAAGCAAAGAAGAGATTCTCGAGGATTATCCTCATTTAACCAAAGAGGACATTCTCACTTGTCTGAGATATACCGCTCGGTCATACAGGAATGAGGTGTATCTTGCGTTGGAGCCAGCAGCATGA